Part of the Parcubacteria group bacterium ADurb.Bin159 genome is shown below.
CGGAATAAGTATTTAAATCAGAATAACTAATAGTAATAATATCGCTCCATTTATAACCCATTTTTTCAAAAACTTCTGCTGAATAAATTGGTCTTTTTGTTTTACCTTCTAATAAATATACTGTTGCTTTGTCTGGAGTTTTGACTAATGTAACATCTTTATATTGAGCGAGTTTAGCTGAGTCAATTATTTTAACATTACTCCAATAATAGCCATAATTTTCAAAAACAGAGGGGCCGGGAATCCAGTGTTTTTTATTATTATAAATAGCATATATTTTGTCGTCCCCTTTAGCTTTAACTAAAGCAGTTGGTTTAGTGTAGAAAGAAGGAGGAAAAAATTCTTCGTGGGAGGGGGGAGATTGAATTATGGGAGAAGGAACGGGATTTTCGGTTTTTTCGTTGTTAAGAGAAGAATTATCATTAGAGATATTTTCATTAGATTCATTAGAAGGAGGAGGCGTTTGTTTGGTGGTAAAAAATAAATTTGAAGAAGACACTTTGTTACCAAAAATATCAGAAGAGGTAATCTTAAAGATATAAGTTGTGTTTGGTTTAAGATTTTCTAAAACAAAAAAATGCTCTAATTTTTTAGGAGGTTTGGATTTGAGGGTATTACGGCAACGTGTTCCTTCTCCCCAGCAAATTTCACCGGTGGTAATACGATTTGTTCGCCAACTAATAATAGCGCTATTCTCGGTGATATTTTGGTCATTATCGGAAATAGGGGAAATGTACGAGATTGACAAGGGTTCTTTATCTGCCTTAACATTATTATCCGTAATAAAATTCAATATTCCCGAAGAGCCAACATTTCCTGAAGAATCTCTTGATTCAAAGTAAAAATAATATTGAGTACTAGAAGACAAGCCAGTTAAATCTATTTCGTGAAAGGTTTGATATGCGGATGTTTTCTTTTGTTTTTTGCATTCTTGTGTAGTGCCGTATTTAAAAGTATCTTTAGCTGGTTCATCGGTTTCCCAACTGATAGTAGCGGTAGTGGCAGTAACAGAAACGATTTTTATATCTTTAATTTTTGGCGGATAGATGTCTTTATATTTTTCCGTTTTGAAATAAAGGTCATTAGAAAAAATTTGTTCGCCTGAAAGACTTGATGCCATTACTTTAAAATGATAAGTTGTTTCAGGTAAAAGATTGGTTAAAGCAACTTGATGAGAAGTGCTTTGGTCGTATTCGGAATAAGTCCAATAAATATAATTGTCTTTTTCTAAGCCAAATTTTACCATTCCCTTACTTGTTTCATTTGTTTGAAAAGTTATTATTGCTGAATTA
Proteins encoded:
- a CDS encoding Fibronectin type III domain protein, which translates into the protein MSLINKKSVLGFFLVSFFIFSPLEAASFQILNINISEITDNSAIITFQTNETSKGMVKFGLEKDNYIYWTYSEYDQSTSHQVALTNLLPETTYHFKVMASSLSGEQIFSNDLYFKTEKYKDIYPPKIKDIKIVSVTATTATISWETDEPAKDTFKYGTTQECKKQKKTSAYQTFHEIDLTGLSSSTQYYFYFESRDSSGNVGSSGILNFITDNNVKADKEPLSISYISPISDNDQNITENSAIISWRTNRITTGEICWGEGTRCRNTLKSKPPKKLEHFFVLENLKPNTTYIFKITSSDIFGNKVSSSNLFFTTKQTPPPSNESNENISNDNSSLNNEKTENPVPSPIIQSPPSHEEFFPPSFYTKPTALVKAKGDDKIYAIYNNKKHWIPGPSVFENYGYYWSNVKIIDSAKLAQYKDVTLVKTPDKATVYLLEGKTKRPIYSAEVFEKMGYKWSDIITISYSDLNTYSDGPLLK